One stretch of Prunus persica cultivar Lovell chromosome G1, Prunus_persica_NCBIv2, whole genome shotgun sequence DNA includes these proteins:
- the LOC18789071 gene encoding flavonol synthase/flavanone 3-hydroxylase codes for MEVERVQALAISGLNELPAKFVRPAHEQPENSKALEGVTVPVISLAQPHDVVVKEVAAAATAWGFFLITDHGIPSPLIQQLQKVGHEFFLLPQQEKEAYANDPANGRFDGYGTKMTKNHDEKVEWIDYFFHLTAPPSKVNYEIWPKNPASYREVNDQYNKEMLRVTDKLLEVLSEGLGLEAKVLKSHVGNEEVELEMKINMYPPCPQPQLALGVEPHTDMSALTLLVSNDVPGLQLWEDDNWVAVNYLSNAVFVHIGDQMEVLSNGKYKSVLHRSLVNKERMRMSWAVFVAPPHEAVIGPLPELLDEKNPAKYSTKTYAEYRHRKFNKLPQ; via the exons aTGGAGGTGGAGAGAGTGCAGGCCTTGGCCATCAGCGGGCTGAACGAGCTTCCAGCGAAGTTCGTTCGACCAGCCCATGAGCAGCCCGAGAATAGCAAGGCCCTAGAGGGAGTCACGGTGCCTGTGATCTCCCTCGCTCAGCCTCATGATGTTGTGGTCAAGGAGGTGGCAGCGGCAGCCACTGCATGGGGCTTCTTTCTCATTACTGACCACGGCATACCGTCACCTTTGATCCAGCAGTTGCAGAAGGTAGGGCATGAGTTCTTTTTACTCCCACAGCAGGAGAAAGAGGCCTATGCAAATGACCCAGCCAATGGGAGGTTTGATGGATATGGGACTAAGATGACCAAGAACCATGACGAGAAGGTCGAGTGGATCGACTATTTTTTCCATCTGACTGCCCCTCCATCTAAGGTCAACTATGAAATCTGGCCTAAGAACCCTGCATCTTACAG GGAAGTGAATGACCAATACAACAAGGAGATGCTAAGAGTAACAGACAAGTTACTGGAGGTGCTTTCAGAGGGTCTAGGGCTGGAAGCAAAGGTTCTGAAATCTCATGTCGGAAATGAAGAAGTAGAATTGGAAATGAAAATCAACATGTACCCTCCATGCCCACAACCCCAACTGGCCCTAGGAGTTGAGCCTCACACTGACATGTCAGCCCTAACCCTGCTAGTCTCCAATGATGTTCCAGGCCTTCAGCTGTGGGAAGATGACAACTGGGTTGCTGTCAATTACTTGTCAAATGCAGTTTTTGTTCACATTGGTGATCAGATGGAGGTCTTGAGCAATGGCAAGTACAAGAGTGTTCTTCACAGAAGCTTGGTGAACAAGGAACGTATGCGCATGTCGTGGGCTGTTTTTGTTGCTCCTCCGCACGAGGCTGTGATTGGACCTCTGCCGGAGCTACTGGACGAGAAAAACCCTGCCAAATACTCAACCAAGACATATGCTGAATACCGACACCGGAAATTCAACAAGCTCCCACAATAG